A window of the Leucothrix mucor DSM 2157 genome harbors these coding sequences:
- a CDS encoding alpha/beta fold hydrolase has product MALPLVLLPGMMCDERLFAPQIAAFSAERNVQVLPLTAHDTVGKLASEILEQAPPIFALAGLSMGGIVAMEVVRQMTHRVAKLALLDTNPLAEKPEVSANREPQIAKVREGRLAQVMSEEMIPNYLSDGADTGEISDLCLEMAEVLGPQVFERQSRALQSRPDQQATLRKLTVPTLILCGEHDKLCPLERHELMHQLIPQSTLTIIPAAGHLPTLEQAELTTRALQQWLNT; this is encoded by the coding sequence ATGGCATTACCGTTAGTGCTATTACCCGGAATGATGTGCGATGAACGCTTGTTTGCGCCGCAGATCGCGGCGTTTTCAGCTGAGCGCAATGTTCAAGTATTGCCATTAACTGCCCATGACACAGTCGGTAAATTGGCCAGCGAGATACTAGAGCAGGCGCCACCGATTTTTGCACTAGCGGGCTTATCGATGGGCGGTATTGTGGCGATGGAAGTGGTGCGCCAAATGACGCATCGAGTCGCGAAGTTGGCACTACTGGATACTAATCCACTGGCGGAGAAGCCGGAAGTCAGTGCTAACCGCGAGCCACAGATTGCGAAGGTGCGGGAAGGTCGATTGGCTCAAGTGATGAGCGAGGAGATGATCCCGAACTACCTTAGCGATGGCGCTGATACTGGCGAGATTTCTGACTTGTGTTTGGAGATGGCTGAGGTGCTTGGGCCGCAAGTTTTTGAGCGACAGTCCCGTGCCTTGCAGTCGCGACCGGACCAGCAAGCGACGCTGCGTAAACTCACGGTACCAACCCTGATCTTGTGTGGCGAGCATGACAAACTGTGTCCGTTGGAGCGCCATGAGCTGATGCACCAATTGATCCCGCAGTCGACCCTGACCATTATTCCTGCCGCTGGGCATTTGCCCACCTTGGAGCAGGCTGAACTCACAACCAGAGCATTACAACAATGGCTGAATACTTAA
- a CDS encoding RraA family protein → MAEYLIDPALLELLQSVDTPTVCNAIEVAQGKRGFNNYTHGSMLRSAPEDPAVVGFARTAKIAGLAPPTIPADEVRKRRMDYFRSMSDGPRPGLAVIEDVDFPDCVSAWWGEVHTTVHKGLGLSGAVTNGVMRDLGDLEPNFPVLAGSIGPSHAFVHVREIGTPVTVFGMTVNEGDLVHADRHGALVIPPEVIPDLKAAIEKLLETEQLILGPAREPGFNFEKLEAAWTAFEKSRT, encoded by the coding sequence ATGGCTGAATACTTAATTGACCCAGCACTGCTGGAATTATTGCAAAGCGTTGATACCCCGACCGTTTGCAATGCCATCGAAGTCGCACAAGGCAAGCGTGGCTTTAACAATTACACACACGGCAGCATGCTGAGATCAGCACCAGAAGACCCTGCGGTAGTAGGCTTTGCCCGAACCGCCAAAATTGCTGGATTGGCACCACCAACGATCCCTGCGGATGAAGTTCGAAAGCGGCGCATGGATTATTTTCGATCGATGTCCGACGGCCCACGCCCCGGACTGGCGGTGATTGAGGATGTGGATTTTCCAGATTGTGTGAGTGCTTGGTGGGGGGAGGTACACACAACCGTGCATAAAGGCCTTGGCTTATCCGGCGCGGTAACCAATGGCGTGATGCGGGATTTGGGTGATCTGGAGCCAAATTTTCCAGTGCTGGCAGGCTCTATTGGTCCGAGTCATGCCTTTGTGCATGTGCGTGAGATCGGCACACCGGTAACGGTGTTTGGCATGACGGTGAATGAAGGTGATTTGGTACATGCTGACCGACACGGTGCTCTGGTCATCCCGCCGGAGGTGATTCCTGATTTGAAAGCGGCAATTGAAAAGCTGTTGGAAACCGAGCAATTGATCCTTGGGCCCGCCAGAGAGCCAGGTTTTAATTTTGAGAAGCTGGAAGCGGCTTGGACAGCTTTTGAGAAGTCCCGCACGTAG
- a CDS encoding cupin domain-containing protein: MASNRPKAVAVHQLENERVIVTEWRFAPGAETGQHTHGYDYIVVPGLKGKLLLETSEGDKISELEAGQSYFKSAGVEHNVVNANDYDFSFVEIELK; encoded by the coding sequence ATGGCATCAAATAGACCAAAAGCGGTAGCGGTTCATCAGTTAGAAAATGAGCGTGTGATTGTGACCGAGTGGCGCTTTGCGCCGGGCGCTGAGACGGGTCAGCATACGCATGGCTATGACTACATTGTGGTGCCTGGGTTGAAAGGGAAGTTGCTTCTGGAGACGAGCGAAGGGGATAAGATTTCAGAGCTTGAGGCGGGGCAATCATACTTTAAATCGGCCGGTGTTGAGCACAATGTGGTGAACGCGAATGACTATGATTTTTCATTCGTGGAAATCGAGTTGAAATAA
- a CDS encoding LysR family transcriptional regulator, producing the protein MKKIDFLALDGRTLKTFLTVLDESSISKAAERLNVTQSAVSHTLDKLRIAMGDPLFVRSGRHIAATERAIALREPVQKVLDGLRGLTNQHLFDPTVGQLDYVIAANDYQRDLVFPGLLQTLSDKHIGISARFISAGLPTAEMLREDRCQFLLTPYPPEGPDIYQVRLFEDRMVCFYDAAKRRAPKTVNEFLACDFVDVIFEDNHSSTKELSTFLKVKPKKPKVAVNNFNAVYLFLKNSNMISVGVSSMAKLSCYDLQFADLPFKTRPIPMYLVWHRRNHADPPHRWFREAIQDYVKEHILP; encoded by the coding sequence ATGAAGAAAATCGATTTCTTAGCCTTGGATGGCCGCACACTCAAAACCTTTCTAACGGTACTGGATGAGTCCTCTATTTCAAAAGCGGCCGAGCGGCTAAACGTCACGCAATCGGCGGTCAGCCATACGCTGGATAAACTGCGTATTGCCATGGGAGACCCCTTGTTTGTCCGTTCGGGAAGGCACATTGCAGCGACCGAGCGAGCGATTGCGCTACGTGAACCGGTGCAAAAGGTTCTGGATGGTCTGAGAGGACTCACGAATCAGCACCTATTTGATCCCACGGTTGGCCAACTCGACTATGTGATCGCCGCCAATGACTATCAGAGAGACTTGGTTTTCCCCGGCTTATTGCAAACGCTGAGTGATAAGCATATCGGGATTTCCGCCCGATTTATTTCAGCCGGCCTCCCGACTGCAGAAATGCTACGGGAGGATCGCTGCCAATTTCTGCTAACCCCGTATCCGCCGGAAGGTCCTGACATTTATCAGGTGCGATTATTTGAAGACCGGATGGTCTGTTTTTATGATGCAGCAAAAAGGCGTGCCCCAAAAACTGTAAACGAATTTCTGGCATGCGATTTTGTAGATGTGATCTTTGAGGATAATCACTCCTCGACCAAGGAGTTAAGCACCTTCCTCAAAGTAAAGCCAAAGAAACCTAAAGTCGCCGTCAACAACTTTAATGCCGTTTATTTATTTCTGAAAAATAGCAATATGATCTCGGTGGGGGTGAGCTCAATGGCCAAGCTGAGTTGCTACGACCTACAGTTCGCAGACTTGCCATTTAAGACTCGCCCCATTCCGATGTATTTAGTCTGGCATCGCCGCAATCATGCTGACCCGCCACACCGCTGGTTCAGAGAAGCAATTCAGGATTACGTGAAGGAGCACATACTGCCCTAA
- a CDS encoding OsmC family protein, which produces MSEIPLNYQTAYEWTGENGKGEVKIGELLTLPVGSPHDSDRFCPEHVLVIAVESCLANYVLLLSKISKLEVKAYKSTADGEIVKEGKAGYRFKRIVVRPVMTVEAGKESAAEKIIHKSHDLCMISRSLNCPVDIEPTILTE; this is translated from the coding sequence ATGAGTGAGATACCATTGAATTATCAAACCGCTTACGAATGGACCGGTGAAAACGGAAAAGGCGAGGTGAAAATTGGTGAACTGTTAACACTGCCTGTCGGCTCTCCTCATGACAGTGATCGTTTCTGTCCGGAGCACGTGCTGGTCATTGCGGTTGAGTCTTGTCTGGCGAACTATGTGTTGCTGCTTTCCAAGATCTCCAAATTAGAGGTGAAGGCTTATAAATCGACTGCTGATGGTGAAATAGTCAAAGAAGGTAAAGCAGGGTATCGGTTTAAACGCATTGTGGTGCGTCCGGTGATGACGGTGGAAGCCGGTAAAGAGAGCGCTGCAGAAAAGATTATTCACAAATCGCATGACCTTTGCATGATTTCCCGCTCCCTGAATTGCCCGGTCGATATCGAGCCAACCATACTGACTGAATAG
- a CDS encoding DASS family sodium-coupled anion symporter encodes MTWGTWALAALLPGLVCIALVPLVVYAVYPPEIKSTPDARTYAQSKLAEMGPMSYGEKVMVTVFALLLTLWAGVPAMILGADYAVNTTAVAFLGLSVLLISGVLTWDDVLKEKSAWDTVVWFSALVMMATFLNQLGLVAWFSNVVEGNIEQLGYGWIASTIILVAVYFYAHYFFASTTAHITAMFAAFYVAGLALGAPPLYLGLLLAGASSLMMSLTHYATGTSPIVFGSGYVSMENWWVMGLIMSIVNLLVWGVVGGLWWKVLGYW; translated from the coding sequence ATTACTTGGGGAACGTGGGCGCTGGCCGCGTTGTTGCCCGGATTAGTGTGTATTGCACTGGTGCCATTAGTGGTCTATGCCGTATACCCCCCAGAGATCAAGAGCACGCCGGATGCCAGAACCTATGCGCAGTCTAAATTAGCTGAGATGGGGCCGATGTCTTACGGTGAAAAAGTCATGGTTACGGTGTTCGCGCTACTGCTGACTTTATGGGCGGGCGTACCGGCCATGATCCTCGGTGCTGACTATGCGGTGAACACCACGGCGGTGGCTTTTTTAGGATTGTCTGTCTTGTTAATTAGTGGCGTTCTAACTTGGGACGATGTGCTCAAAGAAAAGTCGGCTTGGGATACTGTTGTCTGGTTCTCGGCGCTGGTGATGATGGCAACCTTCCTGAATCAGTTGGGCTTGGTCGCTTGGTTCTCTAACGTGGTCGAGGGCAATATCGAGCAGTTAGGCTATGGTTGGATTGCATCGACCATCATCTTAGTGGCCGTTTACTTTTACGCGCATTACTTTTTTGCCAGCACCACCGCTCACATTACAGCAATGTTTGCAGCGTTTTATGTGGCCGGTTTAGCGCTCGGCGCACCACCGTTATACCTTGGTTTACTGCTGGCCGGTGCATCGTCTTTAATGATGTCGCTCACGCATTATGCAACTGGCACATCGCCGATTGTGTTTGGTTCCGGCTATGTGTCCATGGAAAACTGGTGGGTCATGGGTTTGATTATGAGTATCGTTAACCTGCTGGTTTGGGGTGTAGTTGGCGGGCTCTGGTGGAAAGTGCTTGGGTACTGGTAA
- a CDS encoding protein adenylyltransferase SelO family protein, translating to MNSNQKRSIITLSDLANLADYSLMDTLTPDPDAEASGADHAPRQVFSGHYVPVTPTPIESPEYVTHSTRFFHELGFADDLAQSTDFIKLFSGDLSGVPEPMRKVGWVTGYALSMYGREYIQQCPFKTGNGYGDGRAISVLEVLINGQRWEMQLKGSGRTPYSRGADGRAVLRSSVREFLAQEHMHVLGVPTSRSLSLYVSNTETVKRPWYSEGSRAQDPDILVADPVAISTRVAPSFIRVGQLELFGRRARWESHPQAMAELEQIVLHLIDREYADVIDPQLSMTQEVVQLAREFRSRLTSLIANWIRVGFCQGNFNSDNCAAGGFTLDYGPFGFCDVFDPYFQPWTGGGKHYSFLNQPVAAERNFASFCSALKPLLGSDTEALQQLEAIQRDFPNVMQTQMHEMWAAKLGLETFNEALLHELLTLMVQTSVDYTIFFRELSAIPDDITPLKKSFYTDSTALDERWSAWFTQWKVLIYNAATSQSHETLSRQMKRVNPKYVLREWFVVPAYKAAAAGDYTLVRELQDIMTQPYDEQSQAVDGKYNRLKPAQFFEAGGTSHYSCSS from the coding sequence ATGAACTCAAACCAGAAGCGATCCATAATAACGCTCAGTGACCTCGCCAATTTGGCAGACTACTCGCTCATGGATACGCTCACCCCTGATCCTGACGCAGAGGCAAGCGGAGCCGACCACGCGCCACGTCAGGTCTTCTCAGGCCATTACGTACCGGTTACGCCCACCCCGATAGAAAGCCCCGAATACGTCACGCACAGTACACGTTTTTTTCACGAACTGGGTTTCGCTGACGATTTGGCGCAATCAACCGATTTCATCAAATTGTTCTCCGGTGATCTCTCAGGTGTTCCGGAACCGATGCGTAAGGTGGGCTGGGTGACCGGGTACGCACTGTCGATGTATGGTAGAGAATACATCCAGCAATGTCCTTTCAAAACCGGTAACGGTTATGGCGATGGTCGGGCAATATCGGTTCTTGAGGTGCTTATCAATGGTCAGCGTTGGGAAATGCAACTCAAAGGTAGCGGACGCACTCCTTATTCCCGTGGAGCCGATGGGCGTGCCGTGTTGCGATCAAGCGTGCGTGAGTTTTTAGCACAGGAACACATGCATGTACTGGGTGTTCCAACCTCACGATCACTAAGTTTGTACGTATCGAACACTGAAACGGTCAAGCGCCCATGGTACTCAGAAGGGTCGCGCGCTCAAGATCCGGACATTCTTGTTGCTGACCCTGTCGCCATCTCGACACGCGTTGCTCCCTCATTTATCAGGGTTGGTCAACTCGAACTTTTCGGTCGTCGCGCACGTTGGGAATCTCACCCACAGGCGATGGCAGAGCTTGAACAAATTGTATTGCACCTGATCGACCGTGAGTACGCTGACGTTATCGACCCGCAGCTCAGCATGACACAAGAAGTTGTGCAGCTAGCGCGTGAGTTTCGCAGTCGCCTGACGTCATTGATCGCAAACTGGATACGGGTCGGCTTTTGCCAAGGTAACTTCAACAGTGATAATTGCGCTGCCGGTGGCTTCACTCTCGACTACGGTCCATTTGGATTCTGCGATGTGTTTGATCCGTATTTTCAACCCTGGACAGGGGGTGGAAAACATTATTCCTTCCTGAATCAACCGGTAGCCGCGGAACGTAATTTCGCGAGTTTTTGTAGCGCGCTGAAGCCCTTACTAGGCTCGGACACAGAGGCTTTGCAACAACTCGAAGCAATTCAGCGTGACTTTCCAAATGTGATGCAAACTCAAATGCATGAAATGTGGGCAGCCAAGCTGGGGCTGGAAACGTTTAATGAAGCGTTACTCCATGAACTGCTTACGCTTATGGTGCAAACGTCTGTCGATTACACGATTTTCTTCCGCGAACTCTCAGCGATACCTGACGACATCACGCCGCTTAAAAAGAGTTTCTATACAGACTCGACGGCGCTGGATGAGCGTTGGTCAGCGTGGTTTACGCAGTGGAAGGTGCTAATTTACAATGCCGCGACTTCCCAATCACATGAGACGCTATCCAGACAGATGAAGCGCGTCAATCCAAAATATGTTTTGCGGGAGTGGTTTGTTGTACCAGCTTATAAAGCCGCGGCAGCGGGGGATTACACGTTGGTGCGTGAGCTACAGGACATCATGACGCAGCCTTATGATGAGCAGTCGCAGGCGGTTGATGGGAAATATAATAGGCTGAAGCCGGCTCAGTTTTTTGAGGCTGGTGGCACGTCGCATTATAGTTGCTCGTCGTAG